In Marinobacter antarcticus, one genomic interval encodes:
- the pdsR gene encoding proteobacterial dedicated sortase system response regulator, which produces MKKHLVLIEDEPAIRDNYRAAFERRGYRVSTYGDRASAWQVLRQSLPDLAIIDVGLGDEPEGGFTLCQDLRSLSGTLPIIFLTARDSDIDSVHGLRLGADDYVTKDMSMEHLLARVTALLRRADAWAEALHKPDEVVNRGRLNLNVDRMNVVWDQTAIDLTVTEFWMLHALVQHPGHVRSREQLMEAASTVLDDNTVTSHIKRIRSKFLQLDSTFDSIQTAYGMGYRWNAREL; this is translated from the coding sequence ATGAAAAAACACCTTGTCCTGATAGAGGACGAACCCGCCATCCGCGACAACTACCGCGCCGCCTTTGAACGCCGCGGATATCGCGTATCCACCTATGGTGACCGCGCGTCCGCCTGGCAGGTGCTGCGCCAGAGCCTACCCGATCTCGCCATTATTGATGTCGGCCTGGGGGATGAGCCCGAAGGCGGGTTTACCCTGTGTCAGGACCTACGCTCACTATCCGGAACACTGCCCATCATTTTCCTGACCGCCCGCGACAGCGATATCGATTCCGTGCACGGCCTGCGCCTGGGCGCCGACGACTATGTCACCAAAGACATGAGCATGGAGCACCTGCTGGCAAGGGTGACCGCTTTACTGCGCCGGGCGGATGCCTGGGCAGAAGCCCTACACAAACCGGATGAAGTGGTGAACCGTGGCCGCCTCAACCTCAACGTTGATCGTATGAACGTAGTCTGGGATCAGACTGCGATAGATCTCACCGTTACAGAGTTCTGGATGCTGCACGCACTGGTTCAGCACCCAGGCCATGTACGCAGCCGCGAGCAGCTTATGGAGGCTGCCAGCACAGTTCTGGATGACAACACCGTGACCTCCCACATCAAGCGCATCCGAAGCAAATTCCTTCAGCTCGACAGTACCTTTGACAGCATTCAGACCGCCTATGGAATGGGCTATCGCTGGAATGCCCGTGAGCTCTGA
- a CDS encoding marine proteobacterial sortase target protein — MAPHGSRKAFGLTEGLSARRRLRIQNVMEGVSLWLAVLLMLFVQPIYAEANTGSEDTAGVLHFVDGKGQWQKPALVLGSDFDVRISGLIADSRLVRTFRNTSDQWREGVFVFPLPDKASVYGLTMKVGERTIVGEVQPREEAKKTYEKARDSGRHAATVEQQRPNLFTTRVANIPPGATVSVELNYQQPVRYQDGVFELSVPTTLTPRYMPGKPLAATPQKWQAGWAVPTTEVPDAVAISPFTVDVADVAIDSHRASVQFTIDAGLPLARVSSPSHELDTRQDGQVVTIQPLAGDIVMNRDFVLRWQPLAGQEPGAAVFHQRWEGEDYLLAMVVPGRAGKTRLPRELTFVIDTSGSMAGESIRQARDALQLGLETLALGDRFNVIQFNSQPHALFMQPEMATANNLARARQYVSRLKADGGTEMAPALTMALQSRDKSHDRGMGELPEDASPDGLSRVRQVVFMTDGAVGNESALFSQIRRQLGDQRLFTVAIGSAPNRHFMREAARWGRGSYTAVQDPGDISGPLARLFEAMEAPVLTDIEVRWPGQSASAQQDSFPLRPGDLFQGEPLLQVVRGVPPAGELRVSGRLPGGATWQRNLDLQDAASGTGLNRYWAREKIDSLLDEARVEGQEPDKAKITNLAIEHSLMSPYTSFVAVDTTPARDLESSLVRDSLPTLLPAGTQPGMVRYPQTATLAPLLFALGLLGLMFSAAILLLQRRAYP; from the coding sequence ATGGCTCCGCACGGTTCCCGAAAGGCTTTCGGCCTCACCGAAGGGCTCAGTGCGCGCCGGAGGCTTCGCATTCAGAACGTTATGGAAGGTGTCAGTTTGTGGCTGGCGGTGTTGTTGATGCTGTTTGTTCAGCCTATTTATGCCGAAGCCAACACTGGTAGTGAGGATACAGCCGGTGTGTTGCATTTCGTGGATGGTAAAGGCCAGTGGCAGAAGCCGGCGCTGGTGTTGGGCAGTGATTTTGATGTTCGGATCAGCGGGTTGATTGCGGACAGTAGATTGGTGCGCACCTTCCGGAATACCAGTGATCAGTGGCGCGAGGGCGTGTTTGTGTTTCCGCTTCCGGATAAGGCCAGTGTTTACGGGCTGACTATGAAGGTAGGGGAGCGCACCATTGTGGGGGAGGTTCAGCCTCGTGAAGAGGCAAAGAAAACCTATGAGAAAGCCCGGGACTCCGGTCGCCATGCTGCCACGGTTGAGCAGCAGCGGCCGAACCTGTTCACAACCCGCGTGGCCAATATTCCGCCCGGCGCAACGGTGAGCGTGGAGCTTAATTATCAGCAGCCGGTGCGTTATCAGGATGGGGTTTTTGAGCTGAGTGTGCCGACGACGCTGACGCCGAGGTACATGCCGGGCAAGCCTTTGGCTGCGACGCCGCAGAAGTGGCAGGCTGGCTGGGCGGTGCCCACCACGGAGGTGCCCGATGCTGTCGCCATCAGTCCGTTTACGGTGGATGTGGCAGACGTGGCTATTGATAGTCACCGGGCTTCGGTTCAGTTCACGATTGATGCCGGCCTTCCGCTGGCGCGGGTGTCCAGCCCCAGCCATGAGCTGGACACTCGGCAGGACGGTCAGGTGGTGACGATTCAGCCGCTGGCAGGGGATATTGTGATGAACCGGGATTTCGTATTGCGCTGGCAGCCGCTTGCTGGTCAGGAGCCCGGCGCAGCTGTTTTTCATCAGCGTTGGGAAGGGGAGGACTATCTGCTGGCTATGGTGGTGCCGGGGCGGGCTGGTAAAACCCGCTTGCCGCGGGAGCTGACGTTTGTGATTGATACCTCCGGCTCCATGGCCGGCGAGTCTATCCGGCAGGCGAGGGACGCTTTGCAACTGGGGCTGGAGACACTGGCACTCGGTGACCGGTTCAATGTGATTCAGTTTAATTCCCAGCCTCACGCTCTGTTCATGCAGCCGGAAATGGCGACGGCCAACAATCTGGCGCGCGCTCGCCAGTACGTCAGCCGGCTGAAGGCCGACGGCGGCACGGAAATGGCGCCAGCGCTGACGATGGCTCTGCAGAGTCGAGACAAGAGTCACGACAGGGGCATGGGTGAACTGCCGGAAGATGCATCACCGGATGGGTTATCGAGAGTGCGGCAGGTGGTGTTCATGACCGATGGTGCGGTTGGCAACGAGTCGGCGCTGTTCAGCCAGATCCGGCGCCAACTGGGCGACCAGAGGCTGTTCACTGTGGCCATAGGTTCGGCGCCTAACAGGCACTTTATGCGTGAAGCTGCGCGCTGGGGGCGTGGCAGCTATACCGCTGTGCAGGATCCTGGGGATATCAGTGGCCCTCTGGCCCGGCTGTTTGAAGCCATGGAGGCGCCGGTGCTGACGGATATCGAGGTGCGCTGGCCGGGCCAGTCAGCATCAGCACAGCAGGATAGTTTTCCGCTTCGCCCAGGTGATCTGTTTCAGGGTGAGCCGCTGTTGCAGGTGGTGCGGGGCGTGCCGCCAGCCGGTGAATTAAGGGTCTCAGGCCGGTTGCCGGGGGGCGCGACATGGCAGCGAAACCTGGACTTGCAGGACGCTGCTTCTGGCACTGGCCTGAACCGCTATTGGGCCCGGGAGAAAATCGACAGCCTTCTGGACGAAGCGAGGGTAGAGGGGCAGGAACCGGATAAAGCGAAGATCACCAATCTGGCGATTGAGCACAGCCTGATGTCGCCTTACACCAGCTTTGTGGCGGTAGACACAACGCCGGCTCGCGATTTAGAAAGCTCGCTGGTGAGAGACAGCCTGCCAACCTTGCTGCCAGCTGGAACCCAGCCAGGTATGGTGCGCTACCCGCAAACGGCTACGCTCGCGCCTCTGCTTTTTGCTCTGGGATTGCTTGGGCTGATGTTCTCTGCTGCTATCTTGTTGCTGCAAAGGCGGGCATACCCATGA
- a CDS encoding class GN sortase, producing the protein MSRLLLLLMTSSAILLVFGLWIPFKAVVAQELLEIAWAESQARQTESRPWPWADTWPVAKLSMPELGDSMIVLAGAHGESLAFGPGQMVGTDGQRGAVVIAGHRDTHFRPLKHLEPGNELRLQGRDGRWQGYRVHETRIVDSRSEFIDTGQLPAGTLLLVTCYPFDSMDAGGPLRYVVEARAESVLDQDDFRKIEAVAGL; encoded by the coding sequence ATGAGCCGGTTGTTGCTGTTGTTGATGACAAGCTCTGCCATTCTGTTGGTTTTCGGACTGTGGATTCCCTTTAAGGCAGTGGTTGCCCAGGAACTGTTGGAGATTGCCTGGGCGGAGAGCCAGGCGCGGCAAACCGAATCCCGGCCTTGGCCCTGGGCTGATACCTGGCCGGTGGCAAAACTGTCCATGCCCGAGTTGGGTGACTCAATGATTGTTCTGGCGGGTGCCCATGGAGAGAGCCTGGCATTCGGGCCTGGGCAAATGGTGGGCACAGACGGCCAGCGGGGTGCGGTGGTTATTGCCGGCCACAGAGACACCCATTTCCGGCCCCTGAAACATCTGGAGCCCGGCAATGAGCTTCGACTGCAAGGCCGTGACGGGCGCTGGCAAGGTTATCGGGTGCATGAAACCAGAATTGTGGATAGCCGTTCAGAATTCATCGATACCGGTCAGTTACCTGCGGGTACCCTTCTGCTGGTTACTTGCTATCCGTTTGACAGTATGGATGCGGGCGGCCCTCTCCGGTATGTGGTGGAAGCCCGCGCGGAGAGTGTTCTTGACCAGGATGATTTCAGGAAAATTGAGGCTGTTGCAGGGCTATAA